From the Chrysiogenia bacterium genome, one window contains:
- a CDS encoding carotenoid oxygenase family protein yields the protein MAASSSAARVMESALRFEPGMGWRLANRDLPREHGFETLEVEGKLPEDLSGALYRNGPGIFSNFGNPYKHPFDGDGSITAVRIGGGRAEGACRIVETRALRHERREGKALYRGFGTLPPGLRRFTLKFKNAA from the coding sequence ATGGCTGCTTCGAGTTCCGCTGCACGGGTGATGGAGAGCGCATTGCGTTTTGAACCGGGAATGGGCTGGCGCCTGGCAAACCGCGACTTGCCGCGTGAACACGGCTTTGAGACGCTGGAGGTCGAGGGCAAGCTGCCTGAGGATCTTTCGGGCGCGCTCTATCGCAACGGGCCGGGGATCTTCTCGAACTTCGGAAATCCCTACAAGCATCCTTTCGATGGGGACGGGTCCATCACCGCGGTCCGCATCGGCGGCGGCCGCGCCGAGGGTGCCTGCCGCATCGTCGAGACCCGCGCGCTCAGGCACGAACGCCGCGAGGGCAAGGCCCTCTACCGCGGCTTCGGCACGTTGCCGCCGGGGCTGCGCCGCTTCACTCTCAAGTTCAAAAATGCGGC